From a region of the Helianthus annuus cultivar XRQ/B chromosome 5, HanXRQr2.0-SUNRISE, whole genome shotgun sequence genome:
- the LOC110941685 gene encoding stemmadenine O-acetyltransferase, with translation MKVTLLSKELIVPSCPTPHDLKTYKFSFIDQQIPPYYIPLILYYSYDDQSSTTTQSQITIKLKTSLSKTLTHFYPLAGRLTSSNNTVDCTYQGVQFLVTRVESNLFDITKSPRIDEMNKLVKVESSYVEDQLAIQVNLFDCGGIAVGVSMSHRIGDACSISSFVSHWFALAKGSQTPMPGPVLDSAVLFPPVDSCAFSRNPKDPTVPVPFETLVTKRFVFSSLAISKLKSKVVKELNTPTTLVDPTRVEVVTSLIWKCGTMALGDCEVSVAFHSVNLRRKMGLQDHQFGNLFQLANAVAHRTEEMASRVVKLRDSFSKIDGEYAKSLTGEKGFEIARGNFKEIRKFIIQEGVRVFKFGSWCGFGFSESDFGWGKPVYVGNANFSDENSIVLMDSRKDDGIEAYVVMNKDNMHKFEENDELQEFVGSTTC, from the coding sequence atGAAGGTTACTCTGCTTTCAAAAGAGCTTATTGTACCATCTTGTCCAACTCCTCATGACCTCAAAACCTACAAATTCTCCTTCATAGATCAACAAATTCCTCCGTATTACATCCCACTCATTCTTTACTACTCATATGATGATCAATCATCCACCACAACACAATCTCAAATAACCATCAAACTCAAAACCTCACTCTCCAAAACCTTGACTCACTTCTACCCTTTGGCTGGAAGGTTGACCAGCAGCAATAACACCGTTGACTGCACCTATCAAGGGGTGCAGTTCCTGGTAACCCGAGTCGAATCCAACCTTTTCGACATAACCAAAAGTCCGAGAATCGACGAAATGAATAAACTTGTGAAGGTGGAATCATCATATGTTGAAGATCAGTTAGCCATCCAAGTCAACTTGTTTGACTGTGGTGGCATAGCCGTTGGTGTATCCATGTCACATAGAATAGGGGATGCTTGTAGTATTTCATCATTTGTTAGCCACTGGTTTGCATTGGCTAAAGGGTCCCAGACCCCAATGCCGGGCCCGGTTCTTGACTCGGCGGTTTTGTTCCCTCCGGTGGACTCATGTGCGTTCAGTCGGAACCCGAAGGATCCGACAGTTCCTGTCCCGTTTGAGACTCTTGTGACAAAGAGGTTCGTGTTCAGTTCCTTAGCCATAAGCAAACTGAAAAGCAAAGTGGTTAAGGAACTGAACACGCCCACGACCCTGGTGGACCCCACCAGGGTCGAGGTGGTAACCTCTTTGATTTGGAAGTGTGGGACCATGGCTTTAGGTGACTGTGAAGTCTCAGTGGCTTTCCATTCTGTAAACTTGAGAAGGAAAATGGGATTGCAAGATCATCAATTTGGGAATCTTTTTCAATTGGCTAATGCGGTAGCTCACCGAACCGAAGAAATGGCAAGTCGAGTGGTGAAGTTGAGGGATTCGTTTTCGAAGATTGATGGCGAGTATGCGAAGAGTCTAACCGGCGAAAAAGGGTTCGAGATAGCTAGAGGTAATTTCAAGGAAATAAGAAAGTTTATAATTCAGGAGGGTGTAAGAGTGTTTAAGTTTGGTAGTTGGTGTGGATTTGGATTTAGTGAAAGTGATTTTGGATGGGGAAAGCCAGTTTATGTTGGTAATGCTAATTTTAGTGATGAGAACTCAATAGTTCTTATGGATTCAAGAAAGGATGATGGGATTGAAGCATATGTTGTGATGAATAAAGATAATATGCACAAGTTTGAGGAGAATGATGAGCTTCAAGAATTTGTGGGCTCTACAACATGTTGA